The following coding sequences lie in one Capnocytophaga stomatis genomic window:
- a CDS encoding ferredoxin--NADP reductase, whose amino-acid sequence MSKFYRLTVSDIKKLTEDSVKITFALPELLKKEFSYEAGQYLTLQQDIDNQKVRRAYSICSGVDESELSVAVKCIPNGIFSTYATTKLKKGDIIEVMPPEGRFVFLDIFGDRGIVLFSAGSGVTPMMSIAKTALAKTDIKVVFIYGNKSKEDTLFFDEIEQLRKKYPDRFLVHYAFSRQMWGENISGRINPQVVDFILAKYRELNLGYYYICGPNEMVSSVKEHIINKGIHQDCIFTELFEITKPQSDDFSHLQGKVTVSCILKGEEKVFQIPKNQSLLEGILSQGIDVPYSCLNGVCSSCIGKITEGEAKMAKNETLVEKEISEGLVLSCQAYAVTDRLKIVYDI is encoded by the coding sequence ATGAGTAAGTTTTACAGACTAACAGTATCAGACATAAAAAAATTAACGGAAGATTCTGTTAAGATAACTTTTGCCTTGCCCGAACTTCTGAAAAAGGAATTTTCTTACGAAGCAGGACAATATCTTACATTACAGCAAGATATTGATAATCAAAAAGTAAGAAGGGCTTATTCAATTTGTTCGGGTGTGGATGAAAGTGAGCTGAGTGTGGCTGTAAAGTGCATCCCAAACGGAATTTTCTCAACCTACGCAACCACAAAGCTCAAAAAAGGGGATATTATAGAGGTAATGCCTCCGGAAGGAAGATTTGTTTTCCTTGATATTTTTGGAGATAGGGGTATTGTGCTTTTTTCCGCGGGAAGTGGTGTAACCCCTATGATGAGCATCGCCAAAACCGCTTTGGCTAAAACTGACATAAAAGTTGTATTTATTTACGGAAACAAATCAAAAGAAGATACACTTTTTTTTGATGAAATAGAGCAACTTAGAAAGAAATATCCCGATAGATTTTTGGTGCATTACGCTTTTAGCCGGCAAATGTGGGGCGAGAATATTTCAGGAAGAATTAATCCTCAAGTGGTTGATTTTATTCTTGCAAAGTACAGAGAATTGAATTTAGGATATTATTATATTTGTGGTCCTAATGAGATGGTTTCCAGTGTTAAAGAACATATCATTAACAAAGGAATCCATCAAGATTGTATTTTTACTGAGCTTTTTGAAATTACAAAGCCGCAGAGTGATGATTTTTCGCATTTACAGGGCAAAGTTACCGTTTCTTGCATTTTAAAAGGCGAAGAGAAGGTGTTTCAAATTCCTAAAAATCAATCACTTTTGGAAGGAATCCTTTCGCAGGGAATAGATGTGCCATATTCGTGTTTGAATGGGGTTTGTAGTAGTTGTATAGGCAAAATTACCGAAGGAGAAGCGAAAATGGCTAAGAATGAAACACTTGTTGAAAAGGAAATTTCGGAAGGGTTAGTGCTTAGTTGTCAGGCATATGCCGTGACAGACAGATTAAAAATTGTATATGATATATAA